The genomic region GGCCGGTACGGTCTCGGCGACCACATCACGGGTGGCGGCAGCGGCGGCGGACGTGGCGGCACTGACCGTCTCGGTGATCTTTCGGCTCAGCGCTGCGGCGTCCCGGTCGCGGTAGATGGCCGGGGTCAGGTCGAGCGAGACCAACTCGCCCCTGGCGCCGACGGTCGCGGTCACCGTCCCGTCGCTGGACCGCCTGGTCACCCGCAGCTCGGCGAGTCGGGCGGCCAGATGGTCCAGATTGGAGCGGAGCTGCTGGTACTGCCCGTACACGTCATCGAATCGGGCTCGTAGCTCGCGATTGGCGTCCCGGCCCACGCGTTCGCTCACCGCCGCCCCTCCCGTCACCGTCGGTAGAGCGAGACGATACCGGCTGCCATCGATCCGTGTGGTCCGGTAGTTTCGATGCGTGATCGACCGTCAACAGGCCGAGCAGCTCGCGGCCACCTGGGCCCGCCGCGACTCGCAGCGGC from Micromonospora profundi harbors:
- a CDS encoding YbaB/EbfC family nucleoid-associated protein, producing the protein MSERVGRDANRELRARFDDVYGQYQQLRSNLDHLAARLAELRVTRRSSDGTVTATVGARGELVSLDLTPAIYRDRDAAALSRKITETVSAATSAAAAATRDVVAETVPAGSGSVDFLRTGDFGALLGRADAVLGRGEGPA